Proteins co-encoded in one Vibrio sp. SNU_ST1 genomic window:
- a CDS encoding DUF5677 domain-containing protein gives MSTVEKSLQLSKEINKSLEGLSTPAGDEFLFPGLFYSLVLEHHRSIIVLCENSLYSSASSLIRCIFEAYVKGLWFADFATESDFEKLRNDCFNKDFYKLVNAIEAKNQNGLKKAKELYWPNLNSFTHSGTAHFREELKMIKL, from the coding sequence TTGAGTACCGTAGAAAAATCTCTTCAATTGTCGAAAGAAATCAATAAATCATTAGAGGGATTATCAACACCTGCTGGTGATGAATTCTTGTTTCCTGGTTTGTTCTATTCATTAGTTTTAGAACACCACCGAAGCATAATTGTTTTATGTGAAAACAGTTTATATAGTTCAGCTTCGAGCTTAATTCGTTGTATTTTTGAGGCCTATGTAAAAGGACTTTGGTTTGCAGATTTTGCGACCGAGTCAGATTTTGAAAAATTAAGAAATGATTGCTTCAATAAAGATTTCTATAAGTTAGTAAATGCAATAGAGGCTAAAAACCAGAATGGTCTTAAGAAAGCTAAAGAGCTTTATTGGCCTAATCTAAATAGCTTTACTCATTCAGGCACTGCGCACTTTCGAGAAGAGTTAAAGATGATCAAATTGTAA
- a CDS encoding IS110-like element ISVisp6 family transposase, translated as MSDYSYFCGIDLAKNHFSLYAVDQNGKVLLHKSVTRSKLLTTIANMPLMRIGVEACGGAHYWARTLNKLGHDARIMAVKYVIPYRTKGKNDLNDAVAICEAVQRPSTRFVPVKSPEQQAILSVHRMREHWVRERTALMNRMRALLSEFGLIIPVGRSSLMKQVPLMLEDAENELPHLARTVIADAYHHLGELNQRIADTEQVFDSFAKVSTNVQRVMKVRGIGPQTATAILASVGNGSQFDKSRDFSAWLGLVPKQYSTGGKPRLGRITKHGDKYLRTLLVHGARTVIANLGDKQDKLSQWCRGVLERRGMNRAIVALAAKNARIIWSLLHNQTEYENYAA; from the coding sequence ATGTCTGATTATTCTTATTTCTGCGGCATCGACCTAGCTAAAAACCACTTTAGTCTTTATGCCGTAGACCAAAATGGTAAAGTCTTACTTCATAAGTCAGTAACCCGATCTAAACTACTGACTACAATAGCAAATATGCCACTCATGCGTATAGGCGTTGAAGCGTGTGGTGGTGCACATTATTGGGCAAGAACACTCAATAAACTGGGACATGACGCCCGTATCATGGCCGTTAAATACGTAATCCCTTATCGAACTAAGGGAAAGAACGACCTTAATGATGCTGTTGCCATATGCGAAGCTGTTCAGCGTCCATCAACTCGCTTTGTACCCGTAAAATCCCCCGAGCAACAAGCCATCTTATCGGTACATAGAATGAGAGAGCATTGGGTTCGTGAGCGCACTGCGCTTATGAATCGCATGCGCGCCCTACTCTCTGAGTTCGGGTTGATCATTCCCGTTGGTCGCTCTTCATTGATGAAACAGGTTCCCTTAATGCTCGAAGACGCAGAAAATGAACTGCCACACCTCGCAAGAACGGTGATAGCCGATGCTTATCACCACCTTGGAGAATTGAATCAACGTATCGCCGATACTGAACAAGTCTTCGACTCTTTTGCTAAGGTCAGCACTAATGTTCAACGAGTGATGAAAGTTCGGGGCATTGGACCACAAACCGCTACTGCGATACTTGCTTCTGTAGGTAACGGCTCTCAATTTGATAAAAGCCGTGATTTCTCTGCTTGGCTAGGACTCGTACCAAAACAATATTCGACGGGAGGAAAGCCACGCTTAGGTCGGATAACCAAACATGGCGATAAATACTTACGAACACTATTAGTTCATGGCGCAAGGACCGTAATTGCCAACCTTGGCGACAAGCAAGATAAGTTAAGTCAGTGGTGTCGAGGCGTTCTAGAGCGAAGAGGTATGAACCGGGCGATAGTGGCACTTGCCGCGAAGAACGCACGAATTATATGGTCGCTTTTACACAATCAAACAGAATACGAAAACTATGCTGCTTAA
- a CDS encoding phage tail protein: MRINKWICKLTPIAAIIGVFSSVNATASCSTDPFIGSMCVTAADFCPEPYYMKAEGQYLPISEWQALFSLLGTNFGGDGRTNFQLPDMRGRTAVGQGFGPGLRAIALAQRGGEDFIKLTQNSLPPHKHVVGAGVRVNASNVNIDVAVEVPLSTSSGTSHKVPESGATFLNTVGKDNFGDNHEVKIYGSAGTSGAYLVGTGKSEVQFGNNIFVEGEVESTGAGKAFEHRQPFVGLTHCIAVNGTYPSRY; encoded by the coding sequence ATGCGTATAAATAAATGGATATGTAAGCTGACCCCGATAGCGGCAATCATTGGTGTATTTTCATCTGTCAATGCCACGGCTAGCTGCAGCACTGACCCTTTTATCGGTTCTATGTGTGTAACAGCAGCAGATTTTTGCCCTGAACCGTATTATATGAAAGCGGAAGGTCAGTATTTGCCAATCAGTGAATGGCAAGCGCTGTTTTCCCTATTGGGTACAAACTTTGGTGGTGATGGTAGAACCAACTTCCAGCTGCCAGATATGCGTGGCCGCACCGCAGTAGGTCAAGGATTTGGGCCTGGTTTGAGGGCTATAGCTCTAGCTCAACGTGGTGGTGAGGATTTTATTAAACTTACACAGAACAGTCTGCCACCTCATAAGCATGTCGTCGGGGCTGGCGTTCGAGTTAATGCGAGCAATGTCAATATTGACGTTGCTGTGGAAGTACCACTTTCTACCAGTTCAGGAACCAGTCATAAGGTACCTGAGAGTGGCGCAACATTTTTAAACACGGTTGGTAAAGATAATTTTGGGGACAATCATGAAGTGAAGATTTATGGAAGTGCTGGTACCTCTGGAGCGTATTTAGTCGGAACGGGGAAGTCTGAGGTGCAGTTTGGTAATAATATTTTCGTGGAAGGTGAGGTGGAGTCTACTGGGGCGGGGAAGGCGTTTGAACACAGGCAACCTTTTGTCGGGCTTACCCACTGTATTGCCGTGAATGGTACTTATCCTTCTAGGTATTAA
- a CDS encoding FAD-dependent oxidoreductase: protein MNDINTQFELSDTPHEQLLEAQRLMAIYKNNAARYYYELSQLGVDKRQILVSHRSRPSQSPGLSQYQAQTLIFNTRFIAYPSVIVMCQSESDVVTAYQLAVKFNLPVKVRSGGHDHEGECTGNDVVLLDLSGLKTLDVKQDSQGYVADIGAGYRFYQLIPILADTENDSRPALTIPHGTCATVGLAGYIQGGGWGPWTRLHGMCCESLIAARVLLENGEVIVVNDEHNSDLLWALRGGGALSYGIVLEFTVRAFEIPDEIHRFELHWNTKEANTGHNSTFRVLEQWETAINDENTIELVGTNLKINAISSTSTTEKKCFKELQHPCIMYGYWDGSEEELRDFVQQYFSSGKLKITGTDSKHYYDSALMGHWARNSLYDVRRLSSAADKSKPFAPDFDSPAPHKITSKVVSHQGLSDVGKEQLIRSLTSTLICEESESLGLFSYVTLGAISGPFYAKDTNEKASKRVAFSYTTSQYTIQYQTWWNEKVYEVEKGQHNPVYNYVNRALDWMEVCRDTDVCGTKGAFISFKDSSIPTREYFQQHYQCLIKTKEKYSVPYQRLPLNSPPETGYNHFRSRKTIY from the coding sequence ATGAACGATATCAATACACAATTCGAGCTATCAGACACACCTCACGAACAGTTATTAGAAGCACAGCGCCTCATGGCAATATACAAAAACAATGCTGCGCGTTATTACTATGAATTGTCCCAACTTGGTGTTGATAAAAGACAGATTTTGGTTTCACATCGCTCTCGCCCCTCCCAAAGTCCAGGGCTTAGCCAATATCAAGCTCAAACGCTTATTTTTAATACACGTTTTATTGCTTACCCGTCCGTGATTGTTATGTGTCAAAGTGAGTCAGACGTCGTCACCGCTTATCAATTGGCCGTTAAATTTAACTTACCGGTAAAAGTACGATCTGGCGGGCATGATCACGAAGGTGAATGCACTGGAAATGATGTTGTGCTCCTCGACCTCAGTGGATTAAAAACACTGGACGTGAAGCAAGACTCTCAAGGTTACGTAGCCGATATTGGTGCTGGCTATCGCTTCTACCAACTTATCCCTATTTTGGCCGACACCGAAAATGATTCGCGCCCGGCATTGACCATACCTCATGGAACTTGTGCAACGGTTGGACTAGCGGGTTACATTCAAGGTGGAGGATGGGGTCCTTGGACTCGCTTACATGGCATGTGTTGTGAATCTTTAATTGCAGCAAGAGTCTTATTAGAGAATGGTGAGGTCATCGTGGTTAACGATGAGCACAATTCAGATCTCCTGTGGGCCCTTCGTGGTGGTGGTGCGTTGAGCTACGGCATTGTATTGGAATTCACAGTTCGTGCCTTCGAGATCCCAGATGAAATTCATCGCTTTGAACTGCACTGGAACACAAAAGAAGCCAATACTGGGCATAACTCCACTTTCCGTGTTTTAGAGCAATGGGAAACGGCAATTAATGATGAGAACACGATAGAATTGGTTGGAACGAACCTTAAAATCAATGCGATTTCCTCTACATCGACTACTGAAAAGAAATGTTTTAAAGAACTTCAGCACCCGTGCATCATGTATGGTTACTGGGACGGTAGCGAAGAGGAACTTAGAGATTTTGTACAACAATACTTCTCTTCAGGAAAGCTTAAAATCACGGGTACTGACAGCAAGCATTACTATGATTCTGCATTAATGGGACATTGGGCAAGAAACTCATTGTATGATGTAAGGCGTCTATCTTCAGCTGCAGATAAAAGTAAGCCGTTTGCTCCTGATTTTGACTCCCCTGCTCCACACAAAATCACCTCGAAGGTCGTATCACACCAAGGGTTGAGCGACGTTGGCAAAGAGCAGTTGATCCGGTCTTTAACTTCAACACTCATTTGTGAAGAGAGTGAGTCATTGGGGTTGTTCAGCTACGTGACTCTAGGCGCTATTTCAGGGCCATTCTATGCTAAGGACACGAACGAAAAAGCCAGCAAACGAGTCGCTTTTTCCTATACAACGTCTCAATACACTATCCAATATCAAACCTGGTGGAACGAAAAGGTTTATGAAGTCGAAAAAGGCCAGCATAACCCTGTCTATAATTATGTAAATCGCGCTTTGGATTGGATGGAAGTATGTCGAGATACTGACGTATGTGGGACTAAAGGGGCATTTATTAGCTTTAAAGACAGCTCCATCCCAACGCGTGAATATTTCCAACAGCATTACCAATGCTTAATAAAAACGAAAGAAAAGTACAGCGTTCCATATCAAAGACTCCCACTAAATTCGCCGCCAGAAACAGGTTATAACCACTTTAGGTCAAGAAAAACGATCTATTAA
- a CDS encoding protein kinase: MALKEKTADTIEAQFHSKHYTLLEQIGEGGFGKVYKAVQLNTQKIVAIKFLTLTETECPQKRQKKIARFKRECDLVRRLNHPNIVSLLDKGQQGDYILYAVYEFVDGVTLKDYLASHGQITPSESAEIMASVLDALAHAHELGIIHRDIKPANIMLFNVGAKQHIKILDFGISTLKSDGKTSDFQTLTLNDETLGTPKYSAPEQLRGEPSLPQTDVYSWGLVFLECLTGVPAIKGNSAASIFYHQLSAANIPLGLLAGHHSAHFFRRVLHKKAQDRPGNTVELYREFRRFNFSDIAPKASHSVSTEASEFTQESMTQTGELSSSYYSKFTERKQITALCLILSEDTTGSSESTLDKQDIAEMLLSDHHSQCVDIALRFGATHVATVGDTTLFYFGYPVVSDNDSRLSARAALDIWSNLHAKQTSLLEQHNLKFELRIGLSKGMMRSIDGAIPEGRVSAEAMTLARNSHPGEITCSPQFREMLSHQLLFEPISHDSTYAAPCGYRLKGERLSEAFSFLRKTQSHSTIVGRQITLEQLFRLNQPHCQHRLFHIYGEAGIGKSRLLLELKERLSSTRSFSLQCLPEFQTNALFPLLNFFSTHFELNGQHAEYNYKTAIDSLPFSSLERERGSAILWAWLQPYSKLSHQSEKEFQQAISSLSLSQQKSYLFLTMYHLLSLVCNGSATDHDSCLFICEDVHWSDATTLEFIHYLIEKAVHNTQNVRWLNSSRTPLPQTLKSTKAYEVELSSLTQGECHQLIEHLFDHVAVSEQVKQLFTTRSDGNPLFLEELVFHAQKNNLVTKVNGCIDFTVTEPESQVPENLRGTLQQKLNDLTFAKDTAQLAAAIGRTFGEALILQASDKNIGQIQADLDELQRSNIVFKQRSVEGNLYQFKHALIRDAIYESSTTQHITHQQLAMAMENQEGADYPPAVIGDHWSNTHTPVRATVYYLKAGEQAAKASMVDDAIRHYEKSLNISLLADKNDGANPDKLSALIGLGDNLIRLAKHDEARSYYLEALNENTAGDILTSVILYVKYGKSLETHHLHEKALGSYNRAEALLNSHMVKDSSWYNTWLTVQLSKLYIHYWRNELPNMSSIICSIEACLEHFTDPHSQAQFYDAKLQFELRRTRYNLTKNQISLAQTAYNTSLETDDHQLQTHSLFSLGFTYLFSQQYTEAENHLLAALKSANEKADATLKTRCLAYLTVLFRLQGDIENTRRYLDQALSYAKNSGMDDYVAIACANESWLACRQGDVSHSQALIQKSNNIWKALSNEFPFPLQWLALLVELELLTLIPSDVIADSVQERTIEIAITLLDISQHALPHPVICPLKEVITEKHNDAHRQQLILQALRNAQELGYL, from the coding sequence ATGGCCTTAAAAGAAAAAACCGCGGACACAATTGAAGCACAGTTTCACTCCAAACATTACACATTGCTTGAACAGATAGGCGAAGGTGGGTTCGGAAAAGTCTATAAAGCGGTGCAACTCAACACTCAAAAAATCGTCGCGATAAAGTTTCTTACACTAACAGAAACTGAATGCCCTCAGAAAAGACAAAAAAAAATCGCTCGCTTCAAACGAGAGTGTGATTTAGTTCGTCGTTTAAACCACCCTAACATCGTATCACTGCTGGACAAGGGTCAGCAGGGTGATTATATCTTGTACGCCGTATACGAATTTGTCGATGGCGTAACACTGAAGGATTATTTGGCTTCTCATGGCCAAATAACACCGTCAGAGTCCGCAGAGATAATGGCCTCAGTACTGGATGCTCTCGCTCATGCTCACGAACTCGGTATCATTCATCGAGATATAAAGCCAGCTAACATAATGCTCTTCAATGTAGGGGCGAAACAACACATTAAAATCCTTGATTTTGGGATCAGTACACTAAAAAGTGATGGGAAAACATCGGATTTCCAAACATTAACATTAAATGATGAAACCTTGGGAACCCCTAAATACAGTGCCCCAGAGCAATTAAGAGGTGAGCCATCTTTACCTCAAACTGACGTTTACTCCTGGGGACTGGTTTTTTTAGAGTGTCTTACCGGTGTTCCTGCAATAAAAGGCAACAGTGCTGCATCCATTTTTTATCATCAACTCAGCGCTGCAAATATCCCGCTAGGCCTCCTCGCGGGACATCATTCGGCACATTTTTTTCGTCGTGTACTTCATAAGAAAGCACAAGATCGCCCAGGTAACACCGTTGAATTATATCGTGAATTTCGTCGATTTAATTTTTCCGACATAGCACCAAAGGCTTCTCACTCGGTCTCGACAGAGGCGTCAGAATTTACCCAAGAATCAATGACACAAACAGGGGAACTATCATCCTCTTACTACTCAAAATTCACGGAGAGAAAACAAATCACAGCTCTGTGCTTGATTCTTTCTGAAGATACGACAGGTTCTAGCGAGTCGACACTCGACAAGCAAGATATAGCGGAAATGCTTTTATCAGATCATCACAGTCAATGTGTCGATATCGCACTTCGTTTTGGGGCAACTCATGTAGCTACCGTTGGTGATACTACGCTATTTTATTTCGGCTACCCCGTGGTCAGTGACAACGATAGCCGACTCAGCGCCAGAGCAGCGCTCGATATTTGGAGCAACCTCCACGCTAAACAAACATCACTCTTAGAACAGCATAATCTCAAATTCGAACTTAGAATCGGCCTGTCTAAAGGGATGATGAGAAGCATAGATGGGGCGATACCTGAAGGGCGAGTTTCAGCCGAAGCGATGACTCTTGCTCGAAATAGTCATCCCGGCGAAATCACCTGTTCGCCTCAATTTAGGGAGATGCTGAGTCATCAGCTTTTGTTTGAGCCCATTAGCCATGATTCAACATACGCGGCACCTTGTGGGTATCGTCTTAAGGGGGAGCGTTTATCTGAAGCTTTCTCATTTCTGCGGAAAACACAATCACACAGCACTATTGTGGGTCGTCAAATAACCCTCGAACAACTTTTTCGTTTAAACCAGCCCCATTGCCAACATCGCCTCTTTCATATTTACGGTGAAGCTGGGATCGGTAAGTCTCGTTTACTTCTCGAACTAAAAGAGCGCTTAAGCAGCACCCGTTCGTTTTCTCTGCAGTGTTTACCTGAGTTTCAAACAAATGCTCTGTTCCCCTTGCTCAACTTTTTTTCTACGCACTTCGAGCTCAATGGTCAACATGCCGAGTATAACTACAAAACGGCAATAGATTCACTGCCGTTCTCATCACTAGAAAGAGAAAGAGGCTCAGCCATTCTCTGGGCCTGGCTACAACCTTATTCAAAATTGTCTCACCAAAGTGAAAAGGAATTCCAACAAGCAATATCGAGCCTTTCTCTTAGCCAACAGAAGTCATATCTCTTTTTAACCATGTATCACCTTCTGTCTTTGGTTTGCAACGGATCCGCAACCGATCACGACTCATGCTTGTTTATTTGTGAGGATGTCCATTGGTCTGATGCTACTACGTTAGAATTTATTCACTATCTGATTGAAAAAGCAGTTCACAATACCCAAAACGTTCGCTGGCTGAACAGCTCACGTACACCTCTTCCTCAAACACTAAAATCGACTAAAGCTTACGAGGTTGAACTTTCATCTCTAACACAGGGGGAGTGCCACCAATTGATTGAACACTTATTCGATCACGTAGCCGTTAGCGAGCAAGTGAAGCAATTATTCACAACCAGAAGCGACGGAAACCCACTCTTTCTTGAGGAGTTGGTGTTTCATGCACAGAAAAACAACCTAGTTACAAAGGTGAATGGCTGTATTGACTTCACCGTCACCGAGCCTGAATCACAAGTACCGGAAAACCTCAGAGGCACCCTTCAACAGAAACTCAATGATCTAACTTTCGCTAAAGATACCGCCCAACTTGCAGCCGCTATAGGACGAACATTCGGCGAAGCATTAATTCTACAAGCTTCAGACAAGAACATAGGGCAGATCCAAGCTGACCTAGATGAGCTGCAGCGTAGCAATATTGTTTTTAAACAACGCAGTGTGGAAGGCAACCTATATCAATTCAAGCACGCTCTAATACGCGATGCCATCTACGAAAGTTCGACAACACAACACATCACTCACCAGCAACTCGCAATGGCCATGGAAAACCAAGAGGGGGCAGACTATCCCCCTGCAGTAATTGGCGATCATTGGTCAAACACACACACACCGGTACGAGCGACGGTCTACTATTTGAAAGCGGGAGAGCAAGCTGCTAAAGCTTCCATGGTAGACGATGCAATTCGACATTATGAAAAGTCGCTAAACATATCGTTGCTTGCTGATAAAAATGACGGAGCCAATCCTGACAAACTCTCAGCTCTTATCGGGCTTGGTGATAACTTGATCCGTTTAGCGAAACACGACGAAGCACGCTCTTATTACCTAGAAGCTCTTAATGAAAATACGGCGGGGGATATTTTAACCAGCGTCATTTTGTACGTTAAATACGGTAAATCTCTAGAAACTCATCATTTACATGAAAAGGCTCTAGGTAGCTATAACCGGGCAGAAGCTCTGTTAAACAGCCATATGGTTAAGGATTCAAGTTGGTATAACACATGGTTAACGGTCCAATTATCTAAATTGTATATCCATTACTGGCGTAACGAATTGCCTAACATGAGCAGCATAATTTGCAGTATTGAAGCGTGTCTTGAGCACTTTACGGATCCACATTCACAAGCACAGTTTTACGATGCAAAGCTACAATTTGAATTGCGAAGAACTCGTTACAATCTAACTAAAAATCAGATCAGTTTAGCTCAAACAGCCTACAACACATCGTTAGAAACTGACGATCATCAACTGCAAACACACAGCTTGTTTAGCTTAGGATTTACGTACTTATTTAGTCAACAGTATACGGAGGCAGAAAACCACCTTTTAGCTGCGTTAAAAAGCGCCAATGAGAAAGCCGATGCAACACTTAAAACCCGTTGCCTCGCCTACCTAACCGTACTTTTTAGACTGCAAGGTGATATTGAGAATACACGTCGTTATTTGGATCAAGCCTTATCCTACGCAAAAAACTCTGGGATGGATGACTACGTTGCTATTGCTTGTGCAAATGAATCTTGGCTTGCTTGCAGACAAGGCGATGTTTCTCACAGCCAAGCTCTCATCCAAAAGAGCAATAATATTTGGAAAGCGCTATCAAACGAGTTTCCATTTCCACTTCAATGGTTAGCTTTACTCGTAGAACTCGAGCTATTAACTCTTATACCGTCAGACGTAATAGCAGATAGCGTTCAAGAGCGCACCATCGAAATCGCTATAACATTGCTGGACATCAGCCAGCACGCACTTCCCCACCCCGTCATTTGCCCACTCAAGGAAGTAATAACTGAAAAGCACAACGACGCACATCGTCAGCAACTAATACTCCAAGCATTGAGAAATGCACAAGAGCTAGGTTATTTATAA